From the genome of Colletotrichum higginsianum IMI 349063 chromosome 4, whole genome shotgun sequence, one region includes:
- a CDS encoding Regulator of gluconeogenesis yields the protein MAEHNPMMTLQAELARFRKATLNSAVRDADKLLDLLVQAREQIADASDPHRASLTMTKLQNPVNAGFEAINNDLKDVSKAQKTFGKALDKSFPQRPLSTDYDAMASYPSLINRAVAMHMLREGQFSVASTFLREAHERPPPSSPNHAALDADIHSLQSQELQDKFANMYEILHELKNRNLVPAIEWARLNGDELEARGSNLEFELSKLQFVWLFKGPEVNNLPDNARNGRTGALAYAQTSFGRFQARHLKEIQQLSCAMVYASNIAQSPYANVFDTSAAFDDVALSFTREFCSLLGLSAESPLYVAATAGAIALPQLIKYTTYMKAKRTEWTTENELAFETPLPRSMIYHPIFVCPVSKEQTTEQNPPMMLPCGHVICKESLQRLTKGSRFKCPYCPNEGHIKDAREIKL from the exons ATGGCCGAACATAACCCCATGATGACGCTTCAGGCGGAGCTCGCTCGTTTCCGTAAAGCGACACTCAACTCGGCCGTCAGGGACGCGGACAAGCTTCTCGACCTGCTCGTTCAGGCGAGAGAGCAGATCGCCGATG CATCCGATCCGCACCGCGCGAGCTTGACCATGACCAAGCTCCAGAATCCCGTCAACGCAGGCTTCGAGGCAATTAACAATGACTTGAAGGACGTCTCAAAAGCACAAAAGACCTTTGGCAAGGCCCTCGACAAG TCTTTTCCTCAGCGGCCCCTTTCGACAGATTACGATGCGATGGCCTCCTATCCCTCGCTGATCAACCGTGCCGTCGCCATGCACATGCTGCGCGAGGGCCAGTTCAGCGTGGCCTCAACCTTTCTCCGCGAAGCCCACGAGCggcctcccccttcttccccgaATCACGCGGCACTCGACGCCGATATACACTCGCTTCAGTCTCAGGAGCTCCAGGACAAGTTTGCAAACATGTACGAGATCTTGCACGAGCTCAAGAATAGGAACCTTGTACCGGCGATCGAGTGGGCGCGACTCAACGGCGACGAACTCGAAGCCCGCGGCTCCAACCTCGAGTTTGAGCTCAGCAAGCTGCAGTTCGTTTGGCTTTTCAAGGGACCCGAGGTTAACAACCTTCCCGACAATGCCCGCAACGGCCGCACAGGAGCTCTCGCCTACGCCCAGACCAGCTTCGGCCGCTTCCAGGCTCGCCACCTTAAGGAAATTCAGCAGCTATCGTGTGCCATGGTGTACGCGTCCAACATCGCCCAGTCACCCTACGCCAACGTCTTCGacacctcggccgccttcgacgacgtcgcTCTCTCCTTCACGCGCGAGTTCTGCTCCCTGCTCGGCCTGTCCGCCGAGTCGCCCCTCTACGTcgccgccacggccggcgccatcgccctgCCGCAACTCATCAAGTATACCACCTACATGAAGGCCAAGCGCACTGAGTGGACGACGGAAAACGAGCTCGCCTTTGAGACGCCCCTTCCCCGCAGCATGATCTACCACCCCATCTTTGTCTGCCCCGTAAGCAAGGAGCAGACAACGGAGCAGAACCCGCCCATGATGCTGCCTTGCGGTCACGTCATCTGCAAGGAATCACTGCAGCGCCTGACCAAGGGGTCTCGCTTCAAGTGCCCGTACTGCCCGAATGAGGGCCATATCAAAGATGCTCGGGAGATCAAGTTGTAG
- a CDS encoding Lysine--tRNA ligase: MTFIQSLRLLRPTVRASQVACRAQFHVGQSSGRSSRLQQDGAWRERDSIANQTDENARISEFQKMRLEALEEVGAKDLYNETHPRLVHRRKPMSVPTFRKVWKDANLDDPSNTEIVTLYGRVQSIRLHGKKLVFVTIANEFETIQGMISYRNLGSAPNMNIDTFKLFTRLIGRGDHISITGKPTRTNSGELTVRAVLLPELLAPTMEQIPHTLTDPETRSRKRHVDMMVNPKVADTLRLRSHITKYIRDYLHERSFLEFQTPILAENAGGAVARSFTTQATEFPSKELSLRIAPELWLKRLVIGGVHKVFEIGPAFRNEGIDGTHNPEFTMCEFYSAYTNLSDLIASTEELLAGLAAHCQHLIETQLTSLEPIDASKFARPFRQLEFIPALEEALGFRLPKLTGKDAYSELIAVLALSKVEVPGGIPSTMPKLLDRLAAIYLEPKSFEAPLFITHHPTCMSPLAKSFVCPKTMQLVSARTELFINGRELANMYEEENDPSVQARKLAEHSFFGTGKDPAPLEDVDAPVTPRDAPLDKSYIQALEAGLPPTGGWGCGVERLVMLFSGVNRISDCLSFGTLKNVVGLTSEAQHHSKSS; the protein is encoded by the exons ATGACTTTCATTCAGAGTCTACGGCTTTTGCGGCCGACGGTGCGCGCTTCGCAGGTCGCCTGCCGTGCGCAGTTCCATGTCGGGCAGTCAAGTGGTAGAAGCAGCCGACTTCAGCAAGATGGAGCTTGGAGGGAGCGGGATAGCATAGCAAACCAGACAGATGAAAATGCTCGGATATCGGAGTTTCAGAAGATGCGCCTCGAGGCGCTTGAGGAGGTTGGCGCCAAAGATCTGTACAATGAGACGCACCCGCGGCTTGTTCACCGCAGGAAGCCGATGTCGGTCCCGACCTTTAGAAAGGTGTGGAAGGATGCCAATCTGGACGACCCGAGCAATACTGAGATCGTCACTCTGTATG GCCGCGTCCAGTCCATTCGTCTGCACGGGAAAAagctcgtcttcgtcaccaTTGCCAATGAGTTCGAGACGATCCAGGGCATGATCAGCTACCGCAACCTCGGCAGTGCCCCCAACATGAACATTGACACCTTTAAGCTCTTTACACGGTTGATCGGGAGGGGTGACCACATCT CCATCACCGGCAAACCCACCCGCACGAACAGCGGCGAGCTCACCGTCCGGGCTGTGTTACTCCCGGAGCTGCTCGCGCCAACCATGGAGCAGATCCCGCACACCCTGACGGACCCGGAGACCAGGTCGCGCAAGCGGCATGTCGACATGATGGTCAACCCCAAAGTTGCTGATACCTTGCGACTGCGCTCACACATCACAAAATACATTCGCGACTACCTCCACGAGCGGTCCTTCCTCGAGTTCCAAACGcccatcctcgccgagaaCGCTGGCGGCGCTGTCGCGCGCTCCTTCACTACCCAGGCCACCGAGTTTCCCTCTAAGGAGCTTTCCCTCCGCATCGCGCCCGAGCTCTGGCTCAAGCGCCTCGTTATCGGCGGCGTCCACAAGGTTTTCGAGATCGGCCCGGCCTTCCGTAATGAGGGCATCGACGGGACCCATAACCCCGAGTTCACCATGTGCGAGTTCTACAGTGCTTACACTAACCTCTCTGATCTCATCGCCAGCACTGAGGAGCTactcgccggcctcgccgcccactgcCAGCACCTCATCGAGACCCAGCTCACATCCCTCGAGCCTATCGACGCGTCTAAGTTCGCCCGCCCCTTCCGCCAGCTCGAGTTCATCCCGGCCCTTGAGGAAGCCCTCGGCTTCCGCCTACCCAAGCTTACCGGCAAGGACGCCTACTCGGAGCTTATCGCCGTGCTAGCCCTCTCCAAGGTCGAGGTGCCCGGCGGTATTccgtcgacgatgcccaAGCTCCTCGACCGGCTGGCGGCCATCTACCTCGAGCCCAAGTCCTTTGAGGCCCCGCTCTTCATTACGCACCACCCCACGTGCATGTCGCCGCTCGCCAAGAGCTTCGTCTGCCCCAAGACGATGCAGCTCGTCTCGGCGCGCACAGAGCTCTTCATCAACGGCCGCGAGCTAGCCAACATGTacgaggaggagaacgaCCCGTCGGTGCAGGCGcgcaagctcgccgagcaCAGCTTCTTCGGCACCGGCAAGGATCCGGCGCCCCTGGAGGACGTGGACGCGCCTGTCACGCCCAGGGACGCTCCGCTCGACAAGAGCTACATCCaggcgctcgaggccgggctgccgccgacgggcggCTGGGGCTGCGGCGTCGAGAGGCTTGTCATGCTGTTCTCCGGCGTCAACAGGATCAGTGACTGCCTGAGCTTCGGGACATTGAAGAATGTGGTTGGGCTGACGTCCGAGGCGCAGCACCACTCAAAGTCTTCGTGA
- a CDS encoding Tim10/DDP family zinc finger gives MSFFGMGRPKLSSEEKIAMAEQEMRLLADMHNRLTKICQSKCLPDYREADLNKGESVCLDRCAAKFFETQMKASDVMQNESQKRGGGGGGMGGGMF, from the exons ATGTCTTTCTTTGGAATGGGCCGTCCTAAGCTCTCCTCGGAGGAGAAGATCGCCATGGCTGAGCAGGAGATGCGTCTGCTGGCCGACATGCACAACCG CCTAACCAAGATCTGCCAATCCAAGTGCCTCCCCGACTACCGCGAGGCCGACCTCAACAAGGGCGAGTCCGTGTGCCTTGACCGCTGCGCCGCCAAGTTCTTCGAGACGCAAATGAAGGCGTCCGATGTGATGCAGAACGAGAGCCAGAAgagaggtggcggcggtggcggcatgGGAGGAGGCATGTTCTAA